Proteins encoded in a region of the Vicia villosa cultivar HV-30 ecotype Madison, WI linkage group LG5, Vvil1.0, whole genome shotgun sequence genome:
- the LOC131607001 gene encoding cytochrome P450 93B16-like, with amino-acid sequence MIFQPILLALFLVLFVFLLQRVLSKKNNKPKDCIPYPPSPPALPIIGHLHLLKPLLHHAFRDLSDRYGPLIFLRLGYARFVVVNTPSLAKEFLKTNELVYSSRKMNIVINTVVYDDATFAFANYGPYWKFIKKLSTFELLGNHTLGQFLPIRTRELHAFIRMLANKSKSEETLNLTQALLSLSNNIISRMMLSIETSGTDSQAEQARVLVREVTQSFGEFNISDFIGFCKNFDLQGLKKKALDLHKRYDAFLEKIICDREESRKKFKVEGGSANEEEKPKDFLDILLDVFDAKDCEVDFTRNHIKSLILDYFTAATDTTAISLEWAVSELYNNPMVQKKMQEEVDIVVGKERLVCEADIPNLPYTNAVIKETLRLHPPLPMVARKGIQDCVVDGHMIPKGSIVCVNTWAIGRDPKIWKNPLEFRPERFLESDIDMKGHHFELLPFGTGRRGCPGMPLAMRELPTVIGALVQCFEWKMLDPEGKILDHGKRIEMDERPGLTAPRANDLFGIPVARLNPIPFLQV; translated from the exons ATGATTTTTCAACCAATCTTATTAGCTCTATTTCTAGTcctctttgttttccttctccaaCGTGTTTTGTCTAAGAAAAACAACAAACCAAAGGATTGCATACCTTACCCTCCAAGTCCACCAGCACTACCAATAATTGGCCATCTTCATCTCCTCAAACCACTCCTTCACCATGCCTTTCGAGACCTCTCCGATCGATATGGCCCTCTTATATTCCTTCGACTTGGCTATGCTCGATTCGTCGTTGTTAACACTCCGTCCCTCGCTAAAGAGTTTCTCAAAACAAATGAACTAGTTTACTCTTCTAGGAAAATGAACATTGTCATCAACACTGTTGTCTATGATGATGCCACTTTTGCTTTTGCCAATTATGGGCCATATTGGAAATTCATTAAAAAGCTAAGCACTTTTGAGCTACTAGGAAATCATACCCTAGGACAGTTTTTACCTATTAGAACCCGAGAACTCCACGCGTTCATTCGCATGTTGGCGAATAAATCCAAGTCTGAAGAGACGTTGAATCTCACTCAAGCTTTGTTGTCACTTTCTAACAACATAATATCGCGAATGATGTTGAGCATCGAGACCTCGGGGACAGACAGTCAGGCCGAACAAGCTAGGGTTTTGGTTCGCGAGGTGACACAGTCTTTCGGGGAATTTAACATTTCAGATTTTATAGGATTTTGCAAAAACTTTGACTTACAAGGTCTCAAAAAGAAGGCATTGGATCTACATAAGAGGTATGATGCTTTTCTGGAAAAGATCATATGTGATCGCGAGGAATCGAGAAAGAAATTCAAGGTTGAAGGTGGAAGTGcgaatgaagaagaaaaaccgaaggattttcttgatattttgcTTGATGTTTTTGACGCAAAAGATTGTGAAGTCGACTTTACTAGGAACCATATTAAATCATTGATCTTG GATTACTTCACAGCAGCTACAGATACTACAGCTATATCATTAGAATGGGCAGTATCAGAACTATACAACAATCCAATGGTGCAAAAGAAAATGCAAGAGGAGGTGGACATAGTAGTAGGAAAGGAAAGACTAGTATGTGAAGCAGACATTCCAAATCTTCCTTATACAAATGCCGTTATAAAAGAAACATTAAGGCTTCACCCGCCGCTACCGATGGTTGCTAGAAAAGGAATACAAGACTGTGTGGTTGATGGACACATGATTCCTAAAGGCTCAATCGTTTGTGTAAACACTTGGGCCATAGGAAGAGATCCAAAGATATGGAAAAATCCATTAGAGTTTAGGCCTGAGAGGTTCTTAGAAAGTGATATAGATATGAAAGGGCATCACTTTGAGTTGCTGCCATTTGGTACTGGAAGGAGAGGTTGTCCTGGTATGCCTTTGGCCATGCGTGAATTGCCAACTGTTATTGGAGCTTTGGTGCAATGCTTTGAGTGGAAGATGCTTGATCCTGAGGGTAAGATTTTAGATCATGGCAAAAGAATTGAGATGGATGAACGGCCAGGATTGACTGCTCCTAGGGCTAATGATCTTTTCGGTATTCCAGTTGCAAGGTTGAATCCAATTCCTTTTCTTCAAGTGTAG